The following proteins are encoded in a genomic region of Phoenix dactylifera cultivar Barhee BC4 unplaced genomic scaffold, palm_55x_up_171113_PBpolish2nd_filt_p 000277F, whole genome shotgun sequence:
- the LOC103715714 gene encoding uncharacterized protein LOC103715714 isoform X3, translating to MECNKDEALRAKEIAEKKFLEKDVAGAKKFALKAQNLFPSLEGISQLIATLDVYLASEVKVPGEKDWYAIMCVNALADDETLKKQYRKLALQLHPDKNKSVGAEGAFQLISEAWNVLSDKTKRLLYDQKRNVKGFQQKTSLGNKDSNGFYNFANSATSMARAQKGTSGPAPTANPPPPRPTKPNTFWTSCNRCKMQYEYLRVYLNHNLLCPNCREPFLASETGFPTNGPNSSTSWSASQQRQQNSKHNSTRKNVYGPGKSTSTPGMGASGFQHGVGVHLDSYNNVNFQWGPFSRTAGAASATASSAAAAQAANVVHQTYEKVRREREEAQAAARKEEALRRKHYASKRNASGSGNLYTGSNDSVPTRKRRGIGEDAGNDNGGAQTGRVGASEMERVDGGTGDFFKSRTNSRQFNLAREFSQLDIRNILIEKTKVTIRKKLEEWNSAAAAKKEEKEKAKKKQKLNENDEEKIKDVVYGNANQDVLVDFGSKGKPATGKKDSSNDLNADSGKGVGESVTIHVPDPDFHDFDKDRTEKSIEGDQIWATYDDDDGMPRFYVMVQKVTSLKPFQTRLSFLTSRANREFGPLNWVDSGFTKSCGDFRVGRYETNDTINIFSHRVKFEKGPRGLIKILPRKGEIWALYRNWSADWDENTPDGVIHQYDMVEVLDDYNEEQGVSVIPLVKVAGFKTVFCRHVDPREAKRVPREEMFRFSHQVPSYVLTGEEGQNAPKGCHELDPAATPLELLQIA from the exons ATGGAATGCAATAAAGATGAGGCCCTTAGGGCAAAAGAGATCGCTGAAAAGAAGTTCCTAGAAAAGGACGTAGCAGGTGCGAAAAAATTTGCCTTGAAGGCGCAGAATCTCTTTCCATCACTTGAGGGCATCAGCCAGTTGATCGCAACACTAGATGTCTATCTTGCTTCAGAAGTGAAAGTTCCTGGTGAAAAGGATTGGTATGCGATTATGTGTGTCAATGCTTTAGCCGATGATGAGACACTGAAGAAACAATACAGGAAGTTAGCTCTCCAGCTTCACCCTGATAAGAACAAATCTGTTGGTGCTGAAGGTGCCTTCCAGCTTATTTCCGAGGCATGGAATGTACTATCTGATAAGACTAAGAGATTATTGTATGACCAGAAGAGAAATGTAAAAGGATTCCAGCAGAAGACTTCTCTGGGTAATAAAGATAGCAATGGCTTTTACAATTTTGCTAACAGTGCTACATCCATGGCAAGAGCTCAGAAGGGCACCTCTGGTCCAGCACCGACTGCTAATCCGCCTCCTCCTCGGCCAACAAAGCCCAATACCTTCTGGACTTCATGCAACCGTTGTAAGATGCAGTATGAGTACCTCAGAGTATACCTTAATCACAATCTCCTCTGTCCTAACTGCCGTGAGCCTTTCTTAGCTTCAGAAACTGGGTTTCCAACCAATGGACCAAACTCTTCCACTTCTTGGTCGGCTTCGCAGCAGCGTCAGCAGAATTCCAAACATAATTCTACAAGAAAAAATGTTTATGGTCCTGGGAAAAGTACCTCCACCCCAGGAATGGGAGCCAGTGGTTTCCAGCATGGAGTTGGAGTTCATCTTGATTCATACAATAACGTAAACTTCCAGTGGGGCCCATTCTCTAGAACAGCGGGGGCTGCAAGTGCGACTGCATCATCAGCTGCTGCTGCACAGGCTGCAAACGTGGTCCATCAGACATATGAGAAAGTAAGAAGAGAACGTGAAGAGGCACAAGCAGCTGCTAGAAAGGAAGAGGCTCTTCGCAGGAAGCACTATGCCTCCAAGAGGAATGCTAGTGGGTCTGGAAATCTTTATACAGGGTCAAATGACAGTGTGCCTACAAGGAAACGAAGAGGGATTGGTGAGGATGCTGGGAATGATAATGGAGGGGCCCAGACAGGACGAGTGGGTGCTTCTGAAATGGAAAGGGTTGATGGAGGCACTGGAGATTTTTTCAAATCCAGAACTAATTCCAGGCAGTTCAACTTAGCGAGGGAGTTTTCCCAACTCGATATTCGGAATATATTGATTGAGAAAACCAAGGTTACAATCCGTAAAAAGTTAGAAGAGTGGAATTCTGCTGCAGCagcaaaaaaggaagaaaaagaaaaagcaaagaagaaacaaaaactaaacGAAAATGATGAAGAAAAGATTAAGGATGTCGTTTATGGTAATGCCAATCAAGATGTCTTGGTTGACTTTGGGAGCAAGGGTAAACCAGCTACTGGCAAGAAGGATTCCTCGAATGACTTAAATGCTGATTCAGGCAAGGGGGTTGGTGAATCAGTAACAATTCATGTTCCTGATCCAGATTTTCATGATTTTGATAAAGATCGAACAGAAAAATCTATTGAAGGTGACCAGATATGGGCAACCTATGATGATGACGATGGAATGCCCCGCTTTTACGTGATGGTTCAGAAAGTCACCTCTTTGAAGCCTTTTCAAACCCGCCTGAGCTTTCTAACTTCAAGGGCCAATAGAGAATTTGGGCCGCTTAATTGGGTTGATTCAGGTTTTACCAAATCTTGTGGGGATTTTAGGGTAGGAAGGTATGAAACCAATGATACAATCAATATTTTCTCACATAGAGTTAAATTTGAGAAAGGCCCACGTGGCTTGATTAAGATTCttccaaggaaaggggagatcTGGGCCCTCTACAGAAACTGGTCTGCTGATTGGGATGAGAACACTCCTGATGGAGTCATCCACCAATACGACATGGTAGAGGTACTTGATGACTACAATGAGGAACAAGGTGTATCTGTCATCCCTTTGGTCAAAGTTGCTGGATTTAAAACAGTATTCTGTCGGCACGTGGACCCAAGAGAAGCAAAGAGGGTCCCTAGAGAAGAAATGTTTCGTTTCTCACATCAGGTACCTTCATATGTGCTGACAGGTGAGGAAGGTCAAAATGCACCAAAGGGTTGTCATGAGCTTGACCCAGCAGCAACTCCTTTGGAACTTCTTCAG ATAGCTTAG
- the LOC103715714 gene encoding uncharacterized protein LOC103715714 isoform X1, translating into MECNKDEALRAKEIAEKKFLEKDVAGAKKFALKAQNLFPSLEGISQLIATLDVYLASEVKVPGEKDWYAIMCVNALADDETLKKQYRKLALQLHPDKNKSVGAEGAFQLISEAWNVLSDKTKRLLYDQKRNVKGFQQKTSLGNKDSNGFYNFANSATSMARAQKGTSGPAPTANPPPPRPTKPNTFWTSCNRCKMQYEYLRVYLNHNLLCPNCREPFLASETGFPTNGPNSSTSWSASQQRQQNSKHNSTRKNVYGPGKSTSTPGMGASGFQHGVGVHLDSYNNVNFQWGPFSRTAGAASATASSAAAAQAANVVHQTYEKVRREREEAQAAARKEEALRRKHYASKRNASGSGNLYTGSNDSVPTRKRRGIGEDAGNDNGGAQTGRVGASEMERVDGGTGDFFKSRTNSRQFNLAREFSQLDIRNILIEKTKVTIRKKLEEWNSAAAAKKEEKEKAKKKQKLNENDEEKIKDVVYGNANQDVLVDFGSKGKPATGKKDSSNDLNADSGKGVGESVTIHVPDPDFHDFDKDRTEKSIEGDQIWATYDDDDGMPRFYVMVQKVTSLKPFQTRLSFLTSRANREFGPLNWVDSGFTKSCGDFRVGRYETNDTINIFSHRVKFEKGPRGLIKILPRKGEIWALYRNWSADWDENTPDGVIHQYDMVEVLDDYNEEQGVSVIPLVKVAGFKTVFCRHVDPREAKRVPREEMFRFSHQVPSYVLTGEEGQNAPKGCHELDPAATPLELLQVITETQEDKVM; encoded by the coding sequence ATGGAATGCAATAAAGATGAGGCCCTTAGGGCAAAAGAGATCGCTGAAAAGAAGTTCCTAGAAAAGGACGTAGCAGGTGCGAAAAAATTTGCCTTGAAGGCGCAGAATCTCTTTCCATCACTTGAGGGCATCAGCCAGTTGATCGCAACACTAGATGTCTATCTTGCTTCAGAAGTGAAAGTTCCTGGTGAAAAGGATTGGTATGCGATTATGTGTGTCAATGCTTTAGCCGATGATGAGACACTGAAGAAACAATACAGGAAGTTAGCTCTCCAGCTTCACCCTGATAAGAACAAATCTGTTGGTGCTGAAGGTGCCTTCCAGCTTATTTCCGAGGCATGGAATGTACTATCTGATAAGACTAAGAGATTATTGTATGACCAGAAGAGAAATGTAAAAGGATTCCAGCAGAAGACTTCTCTGGGTAATAAAGATAGCAATGGCTTTTACAATTTTGCTAACAGTGCTACATCCATGGCAAGAGCTCAGAAGGGCACCTCTGGTCCAGCACCGACTGCTAATCCGCCTCCTCCTCGGCCAACAAAGCCCAATACCTTCTGGACTTCATGCAACCGTTGTAAGATGCAGTATGAGTACCTCAGAGTATACCTTAATCACAATCTCCTCTGTCCTAACTGCCGTGAGCCTTTCTTAGCTTCAGAAACTGGGTTTCCAACCAATGGACCAAACTCTTCCACTTCTTGGTCGGCTTCGCAGCAGCGTCAGCAGAATTCCAAACATAATTCTACAAGAAAAAATGTTTATGGTCCTGGGAAAAGTACCTCCACCCCAGGAATGGGAGCCAGTGGTTTCCAGCATGGAGTTGGAGTTCATCTTGATTCATACAATAACGTAAACTTCCAGTGGGGCCCATTCTCTAGAACAGCGGGGGCTGCAAGTGCGACTGCATCATCAGCTGCTGCTGCACAGGCTGCAAACGTGGTCCATCAGACATATGAGAAAGTAAGAAGAGAACGTGAAGAGGCACAAGCAGCTGCTAGAAAGGAAGAGGCTCTTCGCAGGAAGCACTATGCCTCCAAGAGGAATGCTAGTGGGTCTGGAAATCTTTATACAGGGTCAAATGACAGTGTGCCTACAAGGAAACGAAGAGGGATTGGTGAGGATGCTGGGAATGATAATGGAGGGGCCCAGACAGGACGAGTGGGTGCTTCTGAAATGGAAAGGGTTGATGGAGGCACTGGAGATTTTTTCAAATCCAGAACTAATTCCAGGCAGTTCAACTTAGCGAGGGAGTTTTCCCAACTCGATATTCGGAATATATTGATTGAGAAAACCAAGGTTACAATCCGTAAAAAGTTAGAAGAGTGGAATTCTGCTGCAGCagcaaaaaaggaagaaaaagaaaaagcaaagaagaaacaaaaactaaacGAAAATGATGAAGAAAAGATTAAGGATGTCGTTTATGGTAATGCCAATCAAGATGTCTTGGTTGACTTTGGGAGCAAGGGTAAACCAGCTACTGGCAAGAAGGATTCCTCGAATGACTTAAATGCTGATTCAGGCAAGGGGGTTGGTGAATCAGTAACAATTCATGTTCCTGATCCAGATTTTCATGATTTTGATAAAGATCGAACAGAAAAATCTATTGAAGGTGACCAGATATGGGCAACCTATGATGATGACGATGGAATGCCCCGCTTTTACGTGATGGTTCAGAAAGTCACCTCTTTGAAGCCTTTTCAAACCCGCCTGAGCTTTCTAACTTCAAGGGCCAATAGAGAATTTGGGCCGCTTAATTGGGTTGATTCAGGTTTTACCAAATCTTGTGGGGATTTTAGGGTAGGAAGGTATGAAACCAATGATACAATCAATATTTTCTCACATAGAGTTAAATTTGAGAAAGGCCCACGTGGCTTGATTAAGATTCttccaaggaaaggggagatcTGGGCCCTCTACAGAAACTGGTCTGCTGATTGGGATGAGAACACTCCTGATGGAGTCATCCACCAATACGACATGGTAGAGGTACTTGATGACTACAATGAGGAACAAGGTGTATCTGTCATCCCTTTGGTCAAAGTTGCTGGATTTAAAACAGTATTCTGTCGGCACGTGGACCCAAGAGAAGCAAAGAGGGTCCCTAGAGAAGAAATGTTTCGTTTCTCACATCAGGTACCTTCATATGTGCTGACAGGTGAGGAAGGTCAAAATGCACCAAAGGGTTGTCATGAGCTTGACCCAGCAGCAACTCCTTTGGAACTTCTTCAGGTAATTACAGAAACTCAAGAAGATAAGGTTATGTAA
- the LOC103715714 gene encoding uncharacterized protein LOC103715714 isoform X2: MECNKDEALRAKEIAEKKFLEKDVAGAKKFALKAQNLFPSLEGISQLIATLDVYLASEVKVPGEKDWYAIMCVNALADDETLKKQYRKLALQLHPDKNKSVGAEGAFQLISEAWNVLSDKTKRLLYDQKRNVKGFQQKTSLGNKDSNGFYNFANSATSMARAQKGTSGPAPTANPPPPRPTKPNTFWTSCNRCKMQYEYLRVYLNHNLLCPNCREPFLASETGFPTNGPNSSTSWSASQQRQQNSKHNSTRKNVYGPGKSTSTPGMGASGFQHGVGVHLDSYNNVNFQWGPFSRTAGAASATASSAAAAQAANVVHQTYEKVRREREEAQAAARKEEALRRKHYASKRNASGSGNLYTGSNDSVPTRKRRGIGEDAGNDNGGAQTGRVGASEMERVDGGTGDFFKSRTNSRQFNLAREFSQLDIRNILIEKTKVTIRKKLEEWNSAAAAKKEEKEKAKKKQKLNENDEEKIKDVVYGNANQDVLVDFGSKGKPATGKKDSSNDLNADSGKGVGESVTIHVPDPDFHDFDKDRTEKSIEGDQIWATYDDDDGMPRFYVMVQKVTSLKPFQTRLSFLTSRANREFGPLNWVDSGFTKSCGDFRVGRYETNDTINIFSHRVKFEKGPRGLIKILPRKGEIWALYRNWSADWDENTPDGVIHQYDMVEVLDDYNEEQGVSVIPLVKVAGFKTVFCRHVDPREAKRVPREEMFRFSHQVPSYVLTGEEGQNAPKGCHELDPAATPLELLQLKLL; encoded by the coding sequence ATGGAATGCAATAAAGATGAGGCCCTTAGGGCAAAAGAGATCGCTGAAAAGAAGTTCCTAGAAAAGGACGTAGCAGGTGCGAAAAAATTTGCCTTGAAGGCGCAGAATCTCTTTCCATCACTTGAGGGCATCAGCCAGTTGATCGCAACACTAGATGTCTATCTTGCTTCAGAAGTGAAAGTTCCTGGTGAAAAGGATTGGTATGCGATTATGTGTGTCAATGCTTTAGCCGATGATGAGACACTGAAGAAACAATACAGGAAGTTAGCTCTCCAGCTTCACCCTGATAAGAACAAATCTGTTGGTGCTGAAGGTGCCTTCCAGCTTATTTCCGAGGCATGGAATGTACTATCTGATAAGACTAAGAGATTATTGTATGACCAGAAGAGAAATGTAAAAGGATTCCAGCAGAAGACTTCTCTGGGTAATAAAGATAGCAATGGCTTTTACAATTTTGCTAACAGTGCTACATCCATGGCAAGAGCTCAGAAGGGCACCTCTGGTCCAGCACCGACTGCTAATCCGCCTCCTCCTCGGCCAACAAAGCCCAATACCTTCTGGACTTCATGCAACCGTTGTAAGATGCAGTATGAGTACCTCAGAGTATACCTTAATCACAATCTCCTCTGTCCTAACTGCCGTGAGCCTTTCTTAGCTTCAGAAACTGGGTTTCCAACCAATGGACCAAACTCTTCCACTTCTTGGTCGGCTTCGCAGCAGCGTCAGCAGAATTCCAAACATAATTCTACAAGAAAAAATGTTTATGGTCCTGGGAAAAGTACCTCCACCCCAGGAATGGGAGCCAGTGGTTTCCAGCATGGAGTTGGAGTTCATCTTGATTCATACAATAACGTAAACTTCCAGTGGGGCCCATTCTCTAGAACAGCGGGGGCTGCAAGTGCGACTGCATCATCAGCTGCTGCTGCACAGGCTGCAAACGTGGTCCATCAGACATATGAGAAAGTAAGAAGAGAACGTGAAGAGGCACAAGCAGCTGCTAGAAAGGAAGAGGCTCTTCGCAGGAAGCACTATGCCTCCAAGAGGAATGCTAGTGGGTCTGGAAATCTTTATACAGGGTCAAATGACAGTGTGCCTACAAGGAAACGAAGAGGGATTGGTGAGGATGCTGGGAATGATAATGGAGGGGCCCAGACAGGACGAGTGGGTGCTTCTGAAATGGAAAGGGTTGATGGAGGCACTGGAGATTTTTTCAAATCCAGAACTAATTCCAGGCAGTTCAACTTAGCGAGGGAGTTTTCCCAACTCGATATTCGGAATATATTGATTGAGAAAACCAAGGTTACAATCCGTAAAAAGTTAGAAGAGTGGAATTCTGCTGCAGCagcaaaaaaggaagaaaaagaaaaagcaaagaagaaacaaaaactaaacGAAAATGATGAAGAAAAGATTAAGGATGTCGTTTATGGTAATGCCAATCAAGATGTCTTGGTTGACTTTGGGAGCAAGGGTAAACCAGCTACTGGCAAGAAGGATTCCTCGAATGACTTAAATGCTGATTCAGGCAAGGGGGTTGGTGAATCAGTAACAATTCATGTTCCTGATCCAGATTTTCATGATTTTGATAAAGATCGAACAGAAAAATCTATTGAAGGTGACCAGATATGGGCAACCTATGATGATGACGATGGAATGCCCCGCTTTTACGTGATGGTTCAGAAAGTCACCTCTTTGAAGCCTTTTCAAACCCGCCTGAGCTTTCTAACTTCAAGGGCCAATAGAGAATTTGGGCCGCTTAATTGGGTTGATTCAGGTTTTACCAAATCTTGTGGGGATTTTAGGGTAGGAAGGTATGAAACCAATGATACAATCAATATTTTCTCACATAGAGTTAAATTTGAGAAAGGCCCACGTGGCTTGATTAAGATTCttccaaggaaaggggagatcTGGGCCCTCTACAGAAACTGGTCTGCTGATTGGGATGAGAACACTCCTGATGGAGTCATCCACCAATACGACATGGTAGAGGTACTTGATGACTACAATGAGGAACAAGGTGTATCTGTCATCCCTTTGGTCAAAGTTGCTGGATTTAAAACAGTATTCTGTCGGCACGTGGACCCAAGAGAAGCAAAGAGGGTCCCTAGAGAAGAAATGTTTCGTTTCTCACATCAGGTACCTTCATATGTGCTGACAGGTGAGGAAGGTCAAAATGCACCAAAGGGTTGTCATGAGCTTGACCCAGCAGCAACTCCTTTGGAACTTCTTCAG
- the LOC103715713 gene encoding protein NUCLEAR FUSION DEFECTIVE 4-like: protein MITLQGKLRSFLNNRWLVFVAAMWMQSCAGIGYLFGSISPVIKSSLGYNQRQLASLGVAKDLGDSLGFLAGTLCEILPLWAALLMGALQNLIGYGWVWLIVTGRVPVLPLWVMCILIFVGNNGETYFNTAALVSCVQNFPKSRGPVVGILKGFAGLSGAILTQIYAMIHKPDHAALIFMVAVGPTMVVIALMFIIRPVGGHRQVRPLDNSSFVFVYSVCLLLAAYLMGVMLLEDLVGLSETVTTLCTVVLFFLLLVPIVIPLLLTCYFDDICPAQESLLPVPQKEETGKSRESTEQHEVILSEVEDEKPKEVDLLPASERQKRIAQLQARLFQAAAVGAVRVKRRRGPHRGEDFTLMQALIKADFWLLFFSLLLGSGSGLAVIDNLGQMSQSLGYSETHIFVSMISIWNFLGRIGGGYISEIIAREHAYPRPVALAVAQVLMAFGHFLFAMGWPGTIYIATLLIGLGYGFHWAIVPAAASELFGLKSFGALYNFLTVANPAGSLVFSGLIASGIYDQEAEKQAHMHHNTRSTFWRMLLGVQLHDEEPLKCEGAVCFFLSSLIMSGFCIVAVILSMILVYRTKIVYAHLYQKPLT from the exons ATGATTACGCTCCAGGGGAAGCTGCGGTCGTTCCTGAACAACCGATGGCTGGTGTTTGTGGCGGCAATGTGGATGCAGTCCTGCGCCGGCATCGGCTACTTGTTCGGGAGTATCTCGCCGGTGATCAAGAGCTCTCTCGGCTACAACCAGCGGCAGCTCGCCAGCCTCGGCGTGGCCAAGGACCTCGGCGACAGCCTCGGGTTCCTTGCCGGCACCCTCTGTGAGATCCTGCCCCTCTGGGCGGCGCTGCTCATGGGGGCGTTGCAGAATTTGATCGGTTATGGATGGGTTTGGCTCATCGTCACTGGGAGAGTTCCTGTTTTGCCTCTCTGGGTG ATGTGCATTCTTATCTTTGTCGGCAATAATGGAGAAACCTACTTCAACACAGCTGCACTGGTTTCATGCGTGCAGAACTTCCCCAAGAGCCGGGGACCTGTAGTGGGTATCCTAAAGGGATTTGCTGGTCTAAGTGGTGCTATTTTGACTCAAATTTACGCCATGATTCATAAACCAGATCATGCAGCTCTCATCTTTATGGTTGCAGTTGGACCTACGATGGTAGTCATTGCTTTGATGTTCATAATCAGGCCTGTTGGAGGCCATAGACAAGTGCGACCTTTGGATAACTCCAGTTTTGTGTTTGTTTACAGTGTGTGCTTGCTCCTGGCTGCTTATTTGATGGGTGTCATGCTTCTTGAAGATTTAGTTGGCTTGAGTGAAACTGTGACTACCTTGTGCACAGTGGTGTTATTCTTTCTTCTGCTAGTTCCAATTGTAATACCTTTGCTATTAACATGCTATTTCGATGACATTTGTCCTGCTCAAGAGTCTCTTTTACCTGTGCCTCAGAAAGAAGAGACAGGTAAATCAAGAGAATCTACAGAACAACATGAGGTTATTTTGAGTGAGGTTGAAGATGAAAAGCCCAAGGAAGTTGACTTACTTCCTGCATCAGAGAGGCAGAAGAGAATTGCACAGTTGCAAGCAAGACTGTTTCAAGCTGCAGCTGTAGGAGCTGTGAGGGTGAAAAGGAGGAGAGGTCCTCATAGAGGAGAAGATTTCACCCTGATGCAGGCACTAATTAAGGCAGATTTTtggcttctttttttctctctactgTTGGGATCAGGGTCCGGTTTAGCAGTGATTGACAATTTGGGTCAAATGAGCCAATCTTTGGGTTACAGTGAGACTCATATTTTCGTATCCATGATTAGCATTTGGAACTTTCTTGGCCGCATCGGTGGAGGCTATATTTCTGAGATTATTGCAAG AGAACATGCATATCCAAGGCCAGTGGCTTTGGCAGTGGCTCAGGTTTTAATGGCATTTGGACACTTCCTCTTTGCAATGGGTTGGCCTGGAACAATATACATTGCAACATTGCTGATTGGACTTGGATATGGATTTCATTGGGCTATTGTGCCAGCTGCTGCCTCTGAGTTGTTTGGCTTGAAAAGTTTTGGAGCCTTGTACAATTTCCTCACAGTGGCTAACCCTGCTGGTTCATTGGTATTCTCGGGTCTAATTGCTAGTGGTATTTATGATCAAGAAGCTGAAAAACAAGCACACATGCACCATAACACAAGATCCACATTTTGGAGAATGCTTTTGGGAGTACAACTTCATGATGAAGAGCCACTAAAATGTGAGGGGGCTGTatgttttttcctttcttccttgatAATGTCAGGATTTTGCATAGTTGCAGTTATCTTGAGCATGATCCTTGTTTATAGGACCAAGATCGTCTATGCTCACCTCTATCAGAAACCTCTCACATGA